In Actinoplanes lobatus, the DNA window CGGCGGAGCAGGCGGAAGAGGGCCACGAACACGTCGCCGAGGAAGCCGAAGATCCGGCCGAGCAACCCGTCGGGCACGGGACCCAGCACGCGCACGGCACTCGCGATCAGCGCCACCACGGCGGCGGCCGCCGTGAACGCGATGTTGAGAACCGGCAGCTTGCCTTCGATACGGGAGCCGGCGGCACCCTGCACGGTCGCGCCGAGGGACATGCCGGCCGCGAAGACCATCGGCAGGACCCACGTCAGGTACATCGGCGCGACCAGGGACAACTGCCCGGCGGCCAGGATCAGCAGGCCCACCTCCACGGCGAGGAACAGGCCGAAGCCCAGGAGCAGGCCGACCGGGAACAGCTGCCAGGAGTTGCTCACCCGGCCGAGGAAGCCCTCGAGGCGGACCGGCGGCGACGATCCGTCACGCCGCATCCGTACCGCGCCGATCAGGGCGACGAACTGGAGGATGCCGAAGATGCCCAGGAAGACGCCGGTGAAGGAGCCGTCAAGGATCACCGGCCGATCGCGCCACGCGAGCATCTGCAGGCCGATCGTGAAGAGCACGGCCAGGACGTAGACGGTGGTCGCGAACCCGAGCGCGAACCAGAACGCGGCCATGGCGGTGCTTCGCCCGAGCCCGGCGATGCGATCACCGGCCCGGTCGACGGCGGCGGTGTTGCCCGGTTCGAAGGCCCAGCGCATGCCCAGCAGGTAGGCGACGACGAAGACCCCGAGTGGGAACTGTGGCGGGAGTCCGTTGAGTGCCCAGAATCCGGCCAGGTGCAACAGCACGACGACCCCGGCCATCACGGCCAGTGATCCCCGGTTCCCCTTGTCCGCCATGTCGGCTTCCCTTCGCCCGATCACAACTCGGCTGGCGAACGGGATTCGCGGCCGGCGCCCCCACGGATTGCCGTACGTCACTGAACTGACACACATCGCGCCTGCGCTGCGGCAACCGGACGGTGACCCAGGCGCACCGGCCCGGCAATCACCCCCGCACGAACCGGACCGAAGTCAACGGTGAGCCCGGAACACACTCGCCGGAAGGACCGATCTTGCGCCAGCTTCTCCGCCGCATCGCCGTGACCGCCCTCATCGCCCCGGTCGCCGCCGGCACCGTCATGATCGCGTCCCCCGCCGAAGCCGCCCCGGCCAAGCCCACCGAGGTGGCCCTGCAGACCGAGGTCAACCGGCTCGTCAACATCCAGCGCGCCAAACACGGCTGCCCCGCCGTCAAGGCCGACGCCAAACTCATCAAAGCTGCCCGCGGCCACAGCGCCTGGATGGCCCGCACCGGCAAGTTCTCCCACACCGGCGCCGGCGGCTCCACCTTCATCAAACGCGTCAAGGCCGCCGGACACACCAAGCCCTCCAGCGAGAACATCGCCTGGGGCTACCGCACCGCCGCCACCACCGTCGACGGCTGGATGAACAGCCCCGGCCACCGCGCCAACATCCTCAACTGCAAATCCAAGACCGTCGGCGTCGGCGTCGCCTACGCCGCCAACGGCACCCCCTACTACACCCAGGACTTCGGTTACTGAGACCCCCTTCCGAACAGCGACGCCCCAGCCGGTCCCCCTGCGGCTGGGGCGTCGCGCTGTCCGGTCGGCGTAACGCGCTTGCCACATTCACTCGGGTCGCTCTATATTCTCGCACTAGGAAAGCGCTTTCCCGCATCTAGAGGCGCTCCGCGGCGGTCATCCCCAGCGTTCCACCCGCCGCCCATCCCCCATGCGCGCACCCCGATGCGCGAGAACAGGTGAAGCGAGATGAGACGATCAGTCGCTCTGCGACTCTCCGCGGTTCTGGGCGTGGCCGGCGCGGCCGGCGCGATCGCCCTGGGCCTGCCGCAGCACGAGGCGTCCGCGGCGGCGAACGCGGCCACCGGTTTCGCCAGCCAGAACGGCGGCACCACCGGCGGCGCGGGCGGGACCACCGTCAAGGCCACCACCGGCACCCAGATCCACAACGCGCTGTGCACCCGGGCGGCCAGCGACACGCCGATCATCATCCAGGTCGAGGGCACGATCAATCACGGCAACACGACCAAGGTGTCCGGCGACAGCTGCAACACGGCGGCCGACAAGATCGAGCTGAAAGAGATCAGCAACGTCACGATCGTCGGCGTCGGGGCCGGTGCGACCTTCGACCAGCTGGGCATCCACATCCGGGACTCCAGCAACATCATCATCCAGAACGTGACGGTCAAGAACGTCAAGAAGTCCGGCTCGCCGACCTCCAACGGCGGTGACGCGATCGGCATGGAGAGCACCGTCCGCAACGTCTGGGTCGACCACGCCACCCTCGAGGCGTCCGGTGGTGAGTCGGAGGGCTACGACGGTCTCTTCGACATGAAGGACGACACCGAGTACGTGACGCTGTCCTACAGCATCCTGCGCAACTCCGGCCGCGGTGGCCTGATCGGCTCCAGCGAGACCGACACCGGCAACTCCAACATCACGTTCCACCACAACAAATACCAGAACATCGATTCGCGTACGCCGTTGCTGCGCGGCGGGATCGCCCACATCTACAACAACCACTACGTGAGCCTCAACGAGTCGGGCATCAACTCGCGGGCCGGCGCCAAGGCCCGGGTGGACAGCAACTACTTCGAGGACTCGAAGGACGTGCTCGGCACCTTCTACACCGACGCGGCCGGCTACTGGCAGGTGTCCGGGAACATCTTCGACAACGTGACCTGGTCCGCGGTCGGCACCGAGAACAACCCGGCCGGCCCGAACGTCGTGTCCAACACCAGCGTGAGCATCCCGTACGCGTTCACCGCCGACAGCGCGTCCTGCGTACCGTCGATCGTCGCGGCCACCGCCGGCGCGAACACCGGCCTGAAGGTGTCGACCGGCACCTGCTCGGTGACGTCGTCGCCGACCGCCTCGCCCACCTCGTCGCCGACCTCCAGCCCCACGTCCTCGCCGACCTCCAGCCCGACCGCGTCGCCGACCGCGACCTCCGGCACCAACCTGAGCATCGGCGCCGGCGCGGACGGTTCCAGCAAGGCCAGCGGCACCAGCTACGGCAACGTCAAGGACGGCGACGTCAGCACGTACTGGTCGCCGAGCGGCACCACCGGTGACATCTCGATCAAGTGGTCGTCGGCCACCACGGTCGGCCGCATCAACATCGTCGAGGCGTCCGGCTCGACCGGCGCGATCGGCGCGTGGCAGGTGCTCAACGGCGCAACCGGGGCGGTGCTGAAGTCGGGCACCGGGGCGGGTTCCATCTCCTTCACCGCCACCTCGACCACCAAGGTCACCTTCCGCATCACCGGCGCGACGGCGACCCCGA includes these proteins:
- a CDS encoding CAP domain-containing protein, coding for MRQLLRRIAVTALIAPVAAGTVMIASPAEAAPAKPTEVALQTEVNRLVNIQRAKHGCPAVKADAKLIKAARGHSAWMARTGKFSHTGAGGSTFIKRVKAAGHTKPSSENIAWGYRTAATTVDGWMNSPGHRANILNCKSKTVGVGVAYAANGTPYYTQDFGY
- a CDS encoding pectate lyase family protein; protein product: MRRSVALRLSAVLGVAGAAGAIALGLPQHEASAAANAATGFASQNGGTTGGAGGTTVKATTGTQIHNALCTRAASDTPIIIQVEGTINHGNTTKVSGDSCNTAADKIELKEISNVTIVGVGAGATFDQLGIHIRDSSNIIIQNVTVKNVKKSGSPTSNGGDAIGMESTVRNVWVDHATLEASGGESEGYDGLFDMKDDTEYVTLSYSILRNSGRGGLIGSSETDTGNSNITFHHNKYQNIDSRTPLLRGGIAHIYNNHYVSLNESGINSRAGAKARVDSNYFEDSKDVLGTFYTDAAGYWQVSGNIFDNVTWSAVGTENNPAGPNVVSNTSVSIPYAFTADSASCVPSIVAATAGANTGLKVSTGTCSVTSSPTASPTSSPTSSPTSSPTSSPTASPTATSGTNLSIGAGADGSSKASGTSYGNVKDGDVSTYWSPSGTTGDISIKWSSATTVGRINIVEASGSTGAIGAWQVLNGATGAVLKSGTGAGSISFTATSTTKVTFRITGATATPKVAEFQTFAS